The Flavobacterium psychrophilum genome includes a region encoding these proteins:
- a CDS encoding RND transporter, which produces MKKFKYIFLSAVAASALTGCSKKEETHTEENKKFVMSDTMYSTSTFADAKTEDAQNEIRLFGKVTAENNNMAQVFPAVGGSVITIKAELGDYVMQGQLLASIQSSEVAGYQSQTSDADANVSIAERNLQSVKDLYDGKLASEKELVMAKKELDKARAEKERMTEVNKIYRLKSGSVYNLYAPISGYVVAKDISPNEILSNSRDEAVFTIAKLDNVWVLANVNESDLARIKEGQEVSIQTIAYPDRKITGKIDKIFNVIDPQTRAAKALIKVPNADGSLKPEMNATVTVHYSENQKYITVPSASVVFDKNKNFIMVYKAKDDVETREVSVYRALDDKTYLSGGLKEGEKVIVKGNLLIYDAIND; this is translated from the coding sequence ATGAAAAAATTTAAATATATATTCCTTTCAGCAGTAGCAGCATCAGCTTTAACCGGATGTTCTAAAAAAGAGGAAACACATACCGAAGAGAATAAAAAGTTTGTAATGAGCGACACGATGTATAGCACCAGCACTTTTGCTGATGCTAAAACAGAAGATGCCCAAAACGAAATTAGGTTGTTTGGAAAGGTAACAGCCGAGAATAACAATATGGCTCAGGTATTTCCGGCAGTTGGCGGAAGTGTAATAACTATTAAAGCTGAATTAGGCGACTATGTAATGCAAGGTCAGCTACTGGCTAGTATTCAAAGTAGCGAAGTAGCAGGTTACCAAAGCCAAACTAGTGATGCCGATGCCAATGTTAGCATTGCAGAACGTAACCTTCAAAGTGTGAAAGATTTATACGATGGTAAACTGGCGTCTGAAAAAGAGCTGGTAATGGCTAAAAAAGAGCTTGACAAAGCGCGTGCAGAAAAAGAAAGAATGACAGAGGTAAATAAAATTTATCGCCTAAAAAGTGGGTCGGTTTATAATCTGTATGCGCCTATTAGCGGTTATGTTGTAGCCAAAGATATAAGCCCTAACGAAATACTAAGTAACAGTAGAGACGAGGCGGTATTTACTATCGCAAAGCTTGATAACGTTTGGGTTTTGGCTAATGTAAACGAAAGCGACCTTGCCAGGATTAAAGAAGGGCAGGAGGTTAGCATACAGACCATTGCTTACCCTGACAGGAAAATTACAGGAAAAATTGATAAGATATTCAATGTGATAGACCCTCAGACAAGGGCAGCAAAGGCACTTATAAAAGTACCTAATGCAGATGGCTCTTTAAAGCCTGAAATGAATGCTACTGTAACGGTACATTATTCAGAGAACCAAAAATATATTACTGTACCGTCTGCATCGGTAGTTTTTGATAAGAACAAAAACTTTATCATGGTGTATAAAGCCAAGGATGATGTAGAAACACGTGAGGTTTCTGTTTACAGGGCACTGGACGATAAAACATACCTTTCGGGAGGCCTTAAAGAAGGCGAAAAGGTAATCGTTAAAGGTAATTTATTGATATATGACGCTATTAACGATTAA
- a CDS encoding phage tail protein, producing MSFKSKLKVGGKELNILNATYDLYQDIDATGRPSSVTRGGTITLTVESTGDSFFFEWMTNNFERKDGSIQYVKRDTDAKLKEMTFKEGYLVKYNEKFDATGDNPLVETFTISAKEFSSGNAEHINEWAN from the coding sequence ATGTCATTCAAATCAAAACTTAAAGTTGGCGGAAAAGAACTAAACATTTTAAATGCTACATATGACCTGTATCAGGACATTGATGCAACAGGCCGCCCATCATCTGTTACCCGTGGAGGTACAATTACATTAACTGTTGAATCTACCGGCGATTCATTCTTCTTTGAATGGATGACCAACAACTTCGAAAGAAAAGACGGTTCAATTCAGTATGTAAAGCGTGATACCGATGCTAAACTTAAAGAGATGACTTTCAAAGAAGGTTACCTTGTTAAGTACAATGAAAAATTCGATGCTACAGGAGATAATCCTCTAGTTGAAACATTCACAATTTCTGCTAAAGAATTTTCTTCAGGAAACGCAGAGCACATAAACGAATGGGCTAATTAA
- a CDS encoding cation transporter, protein MNKLIKGIIGFSLRNKLFTFFWIGVVVIAGIISYKNIPVEAFPDVTNTQIIIVTQWPGRSAEEVERFVTSPVEIAMNSVQKKENVRSVTMFGLSVIKIIFDDDVDDFFARQQVNNQLKNVQLPDDVDPEVQPPYGPTGEIFRYTLNSKEKDTRELLTIQNWVIDRQLRAVPGIADVVAFGGREKTYEVEIDPILLQKYELSSPQVYEAISNANVNVGGDIIEKNGQAYVVRGIGLLDSRADIENTIVAESDGNPILIKNIAKVTESNIPRVGQAGLNDNDDVVEGIVVMRKNENPSEVLERLKEKIEYVQANVLPKDVKMETFYDRDRLMEYCTHTVTHNLVEGIILVTVIVFLFMADWRTTLIVSIIIPLSLLFAFLCLKMKGMSANLLSLGAVDFGIIIDGAVVMVEGLFVTLDQLQRNVGVERFNKLSKLGLIRKAGSKLGIAIFFSKLIIISALLPIFSFEKVEGKMFSPLAWTLGFALLGALLFTLTLVPVLCSILLNKNVKEKHNVFVEFFNKIVAKGLNVTFKNKKISIVVSVVILVVTLFSTRFLGSEFLPPLNEGALWVTAELPISNSLTESVKMAKIIRKELKEFPEVDDVLSQTGRSNDGTDPNGFGFLQFQVDLKPKDEWTRGVSQDELIEEMNHKLSRYQGITWNYSQPVIDNVAEAVAGFKASNAVKIYGDDLQVLDRLANEVMEKIKHIDGVKDVGVLRNLGQPGISVKFDEEKMALYGVQKNDAQSIIEMAIGGKTATQKYEGEKKFDIRLRYQQDYRKDEQDIMNLMVPTLRGTKVPLKEIATLTTETGPALIYRDNTKRFIGVKFSVRDRDLGSTIADAQAKVKAVKVPEGYSIGWTGEYENQIRASGKLAQVVPISLVLIFVLLFVMFGNIKDSLLVLVNVPFAVIGGILALHLTGINFGISAGVGFIALLGICIQNGVILVSEFHTNLKNKLSLTESIIEGVKSRTRPVVMTALMAAIGLMPAALSTGIGSESQKPLAVSIIGGLVTATVFTLLVFPNFFYWAMRKKHQNMME, encoded by the coding sequence ATGAACAAGTTAATTAAAGGCATAATAGGGTTTTCCCTACGCAATAAGCTGTTTACCTTTTTCTGGATTGGTGTAGTAGTTATTGCAGGTATTATAAGTTATAAAAATATTCCCGTTGAAGCATTTCCGGATGTTACCAATACACAGATAATTATAGTAACACAATGGCCGGGACGAAGTGCCGAAGAGGTAGAGCGTTTTGTTACATCTCCGGTTGAAATTGCAATGAACTCGGTGCAGAAAAAAGAAAATGTGCGCAGTGTTACCATGTTTGGGCTTTCTGTTATAAAGATCATTTTTGATGATGATGTAGATGACTTTTTTGCCAGGCAGCAGGTGAATAACCAGTTGAAAAATGTACAATTACCGGATGATGTAGATCCGGAGGTGCAGCCGCCATATGGCCCTACAGGTGAGATTTTCAGATATACATTAAATAGTAAGGAGAAGGATACCCGTGAACTGCTTACCATACAAAACTGGGTAATAGACAGGCAGCTAAGGGCGGTACCTGGTATTGCCGATGTTGTGGCTTTTGGTGGGCGTGAAAAAACATATGAGGTTGAGATCGACCCTATTTTATTACAGAAATACGAACTCTCATCCCCACAGGTATACGAAGCAATAAGCAACGCCAATGTAAATGTTGGTGGGGATATTATTGAAAAGAATGGGCAGGCGTACGTTGTCCGGGGTATTGGTTTGTTGGATTCACGGGCAGATATTGAAAACACTATCGTTGCCGAATCTGATGGTAACCCTATACTTATCAAAAACATAGCTAAGGTTACAGAGTCTAACATTCCGCGTGTGGGACAAGCGGGACTTAATGATAATGATGATGTTGTAGAAGGTATCGTGGTAATGCGTAAAAACGAAAACCCATCTGAAGTACTGGAACGCCTTAAGGAGAAAATAGAATATGTTCAGGCTAATGTATTGCCTAAAGATGTAAAAATGGAAACATTTTACGACAGGGACAGGCTAATGGAATATTGTACACATACGGTAACCCACAACCTTGTTGAAGGTATTATACTGGTTACTGTTATTGTATTTCTTTTTATGGCCGACTGGCGTACAACACTTATTGTATCCATCATTATTCCATTATCATTACTCTTTGCATTCCTCTGCTTAAAGATGAAGGGTATGAGTGCCAATTTGCTTTCGCTTGGTGCGGTTGACTTTGGTATTATTATCGATGGGGCCGTCGTCATGGTGGAAGGACTCTTTGTGACGCTAGACCAGCTCCAGCGGAATGTTGGTGTTGAGCGTTTTAATAAGCTTTCTAAACTTGGACTTATCCGTAAAGCCGGATCGAAACTGGGTATTGCTATATTCTTTAGTAAACTTATTATTATTTCGGCATTGCTTCCTATTTTTTCTTTTGAGAAAGTGGAGGGTAAAATGTTCTCCCCATTAGCATGGACACTTGGTTTTGCACTACTAGGTGCGTTATTATTTACGTTGACGTTGGTACCGGTGTTATGTTCAATCTTACTGAACAAAAATGTAAAGGAGAAGCACAATGTATTTGTTGAATTTTTCAATAAAATAGTTGCTAAAGGGCTTAATGTAACTTTTAAAAATAAGAAGATATCTATTGTAGTGTCGGTTGTTATACTGGTTGTTACATTGTTTTCTACCCGTTTTTTAGGATCAGAATTCCTTCCTCCGCTTAACGAAGGAGCACTTTGGGTTACTGCCGAATTACCAATAAGTAACTCGCTTACCGAAAGTGTGAAAATGGCGAAGATCATCCGTAAAGAATTAAAAGAATTCCCCGAGGTTGATGACGTATTATCGCAAACAGGGAGAAGCAATGACGGTACTGATCCTAATGGATTTGGTTTTCTTCAATTTCAGGTAGACCTTAAGCCAAAAGACGAGTGGACGAGAGGCGTTTCTCAGGATGAACTTATCGAGGAAATGAACCATAAGTTAAGCCGATACCAGGGTATTACATGGAATTATTCGCAGCCTGTTATCGATAACGTTGCCGAGGCTGTAGCCGGATTTAAAGCATCTAACGCTGTGAAGATCTATGGTGATGACCTTCAGGTTCTCGATAGGCTTGCTAACGAAGTAATGGAAAAGATTAAACACATAGATGGTGTTAAAGATGTTGGTGTGCTTCGTAACCTGGGACAGCCGGGGATAAGCGTTAAGTTTGATGAAGAGAAAATGGCGCTATATGGCGTTCAGAAAAACGATGCGCAAAGCATTATAGAAATGGCTATTGGCGGTAAAACAGCTACCCAGAAATACGAAGGTGAGAAGAAATTCGATATAAGGCTGCGTTACCAGCAGGATTACCGTAAGGATGAGCAGGACATTATGAACCTTATGGTGCCAACGCTTCGTGGTACTAAAGTGCCGCTTAAAGAAATAGCAACACTGACTACCGAAACAGGCCCTGCACTGATTTACAGGGATAATACAAAACGTTTTATCGGGGTGAAATTCTCGGTACGTGACCGTGACCTTGGTAGTACTATTGCCGATGCACAGGCAAAGGTTAAGGCTGTGAAAGTTCCGGAAGGTTATTCTATAGGCTGGACGGGTGAGTACGAAAACCAGATTCGTGCAAGTGGCAAACTGGCTCAGGTGGTACCAATATCGTTAGTGTTGATATTTGTACTGCTATTTGTAATGTTTGGTAATATAAAAGATTCGCTGCTTGTACTGGTAAACGTACCATTTGCAGTTATAGGAGGTATCCTGGCGTTGCATTTAACCGGAATCAATTTTGGTATATCGGCAGGTGTAGGTTTTATTGCACTCTTGGGAATTTGTATTCAGAATGGTGTAATTCTCGTCTCGGAATTCCACACGAACCTCAAGAACAAGCTTTCATTAACAGAGTCTATTATTGAAGGTGTAAAATCGAGAACAAGGCCGGTAGTTATGACTGCACTTATGGCTGCTATCGGACTTATGCCTGCAGCATTATCTACAGGTATCGGATCTGAATCACAAAAACCTCTTGCAGTTTCTATTATCGGCGGACTTGTAACAGCAACAGTATTTACGCTATTGGTATTCCCTAATTTCTTTTACTGGGCAATGCGCAAGAAGCATCAAAATATGATGGAATAA
- a CDS encoding beta-galactosidase translates to MKLMPYQLYVVFLLLSVFTSSAQNNLGREEYLIDKGWHFSFGHLYDTKKDFDHGTAYFSYLTKTGNGDGPAAAAFDDRAWRKLDLPHDWAVEQTFSEKGSFSHGFKDAGKGFPDKSIGWYRKKITIPNSDLGRLITLKFDGVFRNSKVWFNGHFLGTEESGYNGFEYDVTAYIKYGEENTIAVRVDASMEEGWFYEGAGIYRHVHLQKTNPLRVATNGTYITTDIKSGFADVNIESTIENKGTYKGSVTVQQTIFDPSGKEVVSVTENTNAPDFYKSLKLVSKLRVSNPLLWDIDTPNLYRLVTQVKQEGKTVDLYETVFGIRTAYFDPEKGFFLNGKSVKLKGTNNHQDHAGVGTALPDGLQYFRIQKLKEMGSNAYRCSHHPPTPELLEACDRLGMLVIDETRLMGINDYHLDNVKYMIERDRNHPSIFCWSVGNEEWAIEGNITGERITNIMQSFAKSIDPTRPVTVGLSSGFKSGISSVVEIIGYNYMGNGDIDAHRNEFKQQPGMGTEEGSTFTTRGIYFKDDEKHYQTAYDLKPRPTFYTIEEGWKFYAARPYLAGMFIWTGFDYRGEPTPYGWPSVTSYFGMMDVCGFPKDNVYYLRSWWGRESVLHIMPHWNWQGMEGKEIDVWVHSNCDEVELFLNKKSLGKKKMELLSHLEWKVIYTPGTLEAVGYKNGKKVLTDIQKTTGNAQAIKLVSETIAKTNDVAVVSVEVTDKNGLHVPTADNEITFSVKGGKIIGVGNGNPTSLEKDKFIDDLALVPITDLQEQSVTTADLPSQLSSYPNDKWKEAFKDRDYKNLAPAYVYKGQFELGATTKSGIVSFYYQKLGVNARVFVNGNIVEPSKEDAQKYILNQDILRTGKNDIYIVATPIHKVREWDVININPGVIQVITPSEPWKRKLFNGLAQVIIQPDGTGNKIILSATCNGLKTGTLEINSK, encoded by the coding sequence ATGAAATTAATGCCTTACCAATTATACGTTGTATTTCTTCTACTATCTGTTTTTACATCTTCTGCACAAAATAATTTAGGCAGGGAAGAATATTTAATAGATAAAGGATGGCATTTTTCTTTCGGACATTTATATGATACCAAAAAAGACTTTGACCATGGTACGGCTTATTTTTCCTATCTCACAAAAACGGGAAATGGCGACGGTCCAGCCGCCGCCGCATTTGATGACAGGGCATGGAGAAAACTGGATCTTCCTCATGATTGGGCAGTAGAGCAGACGTTTAGTGAAAAAGGTAGCTTTAGCCACGGATTTAAGGATGCAGGTAAAGGTTTTCCGGATAAAAGTATTGGATGGTATCGTAAAAAAATAACCATTCCCAACAGCGATCTTGGGCGCCTAATAACCCTAAAATTTGATGGTGTTTTTAGAAACTCGAAAGTATGGTTTAACGGGCATTTTCTGGGAACTGAAGAAAGCGGCTATAACGGATTTGAGTATGATGTTACAGCATACATCAAGTATGGTGAAGAAAATACAATTGCCGTTAGGGTAGATGCTTCAATGGAAGAAGGATGGTTTTACGAAGGAGCAGGCATTTACAGGCATGTACATCTTCAAAAAACAAATCCATTGCGAGTTGCTACAAATGGCACTTATATAACAACAGATATTAAAAGCGGTTTTGCAGATGTAAATATTGAATCCACTATTGAAAACAAGGGAACATATAAAGGGAGTGTAACAGTACAGCAAACAATTTTTGATCCGTCAGGGAAAGAAGTTGTTTCTGTTACAGAGAATACTAATGCGCCGGATTTTTATAAATCGCTTAAGCTTGTGTCAAAGCTAAGAGTTAGTAACCCGTTGTTATGGGATATCGACACACCCAACCTGTACCGCTTAGTAACACAGGTAAAACAAGAAGGTAAAACTGTAGATTTATACGAAACAGTTTTTGGGATACGCACTGCCTATTTCGATCCTGAAAAAGGCTTCTTTCTAAATGGTAAATCTGTAAAATTAAAAGGTACAAATAATCACCAGGATCATGCAGGCGTAGGTACAGCATTGCCTGATGGATTACAGTATTTCCGTATACAGAAGCTAAAAGAAATGGGATCGAACGCCTATCGTTGTTCACATCATCCTCCGACACCTGAACTACTGGAGGCATGCGACAGGCTGGGGATGCTTGTTATAGATGAAACAAGACTAATGGGTATCAACGATTACCACCTTGATAATGTAAAATACATGATTGAGCGCGACAGGAATCATCCAAGTATTTTCTGTTGGTCTGTTGGTAACGAGGAATGGGCTATAGAGGGAAATATTACTGGTGAACGCATTACAAATATTATGCAGTCTTTTGCGAAAAGTATAGACCCAACACGACCGGTGACCGTTGGTTTAAGTAGTGGATTTAAGAGTGGTATCTCTTCTGTTGTTGAAATTATTGGCTATAACTATATGGGTAATGGCGATATAGATGCACACAGAAATGAGTTTAAACAGCAGCCTGGTATGGGGACAGAAGAAGGCTCTACGTTTACAACGCGTGGTATTTATTTTAAAGATGATGAAAAACATTACCAGACAGCGTACGATCTTAAACCACGTCCAACCTTTTACACTATAGAAGAAGGGTGGAAATTTTATGCTGCAAGGCCATATCTGGCAGGAATGTTTATCTGGACAGGATTTGATTACCGTGGCGAGCCAACACCATACGGCTGGCCTTCGGTTACGTCATATTTTGGGATGATGGATGTTTGCGGATTCCCGAAAGATAATGTCTATTATCTTAGATCATGGTGGGGTAGAGAATCCGTTTTACATATTATGCCGCACTGGAACTGGCAGGGTATGGAGGGCAAAGAAATAGATGTCTGGGTACATTCTAACTGCGATGAGGTGGAACTTTTCCTCAATAAAAAAAGCCTTGGTAAAAAGAAGATGGAATTGTTAAGCCATCTTGAATGGAAAGTGATCTACACCCCCGGAACATTAGAAGCCGTTGGATATAAAAACGGTAAAAAAGTGCTTACTGATATTCAGAAAACTACCGGAAATGCACAGGCTATAAAACTGGTTTCTGAAACGATTGCTAAAACAAATGACGTGGCTGTTGTATCTGTAGAAGTTACAGATAAAAACGGGCTCCATGTACCTACTGCCGACAATGAGATAACTTTTTCTGTAAAAGGAGGAAAAATAATCGGGGTGGGAAATGGTAACCCAACATCTTTAGAAAAAGACAAGTTCATCGATGATCTGGCTCTTGTACCGATAACAGATTTACAGGAGCAATCTGTTACTACAGCTGACTTACCTTCGCAATTATCGTCATATCCAAATGATAAATGGAAGGAAGCTTTTAAAGACAGGGATTATAAAAATTTAGCTCCTGCATATGTTTATAAAGGGCAATTTGAATTGGGTGCAACAACAAAAAGCGGTATAGTTTCGTTCTATTACCAAAAGTTAGGGGTTAATGCCAGAGTATTTGTAAATGGAAATATCGTTGAGCCATCTAAAGAAGATGCCCAAAAATATATTTTGAATCAGGATATACTTAGGACTGGTAAAAATGACATTTATATTGTTGCCACACCAATACATAAAGTACGTGAATGGGATGTTATAAATATAAATCCTGGAGTAATTCAGGTTATAACTCCTTCTGAGCCATGGAAAAGAAAATTATTTAACGGACTCGCTCAGGTAATTATACAACCTGATGGAACAGGAAACAAGATTATTTTGTCCGCTACATGTAACGGATTAAAAACGGGTACATTAGAGATAAATTCTAAGTAA
- a CDS encoding AAA family ATPase codes for MAKEDILEIIHVAKQVAKDNFNAKCSPGHFLKALLNRQFSFIKELDAAGIDVFYLEEWADIRVSEYAKASRPCDDPDTDSAVIVVIAEAESIADKSGSDISFIHMLIALVTPGVGFSHDQLKSLPISPSELEASFGIGQKPGSVKSAAAPKATINPGTSSLEKFCIDKIKQLHGKEIIPIIGRDNELKTITEVLNRRLKPHIIVTGDSGVGKSTLIEGFFHKIANKSVLNIFHDASVFEINIGTLFAGASYKGEVEDRLQKIFNEIKQYEKPIVFIDDIHELFDTSQGSGIASVVKSELSKGDITFIGATTTDRFRKSLGKDDALSRRFETLEIFEPNADLALKMIKNVISHYQTHHDFTIDDEGLSESIRLSKRYLKEKSLPDSALDLIDRTMSSLKVAKEMIKKELPQLKQQLEELQNTEEEDKEEKLLDLHLEIHGKAGNLFNDSDESVIDSEDKLQHIVTLLEKLEQLDTEENKVLPAHLSIIVSGITGIPAGKVKSDERERLMDIENTLKKRVIGQDHAVKVVADAILESRSGLTKPGQPIGSFFFLGPTGTGKTELAKSLADFLFGNESAIIRFDMSEFKEEHSAALLYGAPPGYVGYEEGGLLVNKIRQQPYSIVLFDEIEKAHKSVFDVFLQILDEGKLHDRLGKEGDFSNAVILFTSNIGSDYIVKSFEQDIIPESNDLIKIMSGFFRPEFLGRLTEIIPFAPISSKSVARIFEIHLKKELLQLLEKLDITLEIDPADKELIALKGFSPEYGARPIKGIIRNQLKRPLSRMIISNELKKGDSLRVSLDENGTIQFVKEHEGSLL; via the coding sequence ATGGCTAAAGAAGACATACTGGAAATTATACATGTTGCCAAACAGGTAGCTAAAGATAACTTTAATGCTAAATGTTCGCCCGGCCATTTTTTAAAGGCTTTGCTTAACAGGCAGTTTTCGTTTATAAAAGAACTTGATGCCGCCGGTATCGACGTTTTTTACCTTGAAGAATGGGCAGACATACGCGTTAGCGAATATGCTAAAGCATCGCGACCTTGCGATGACCCCGATACTGACAGTGCCGTTATTGTTGTTATTGCAGAGGCAGAATCTATTGCCGATAAAAGTGGCAGTGATATTAGCTTCATCCATATGCTTATTGCTTTGGTTACACCGGGGGTTGGCTTTTCTCACGATCAGCTTAAATCATTACCGATATCACCTTCCGAACTGGAAGCGTCATTTGGTATCGGACAAAAACCGGGTTCAGTTAAAAGTGCTGCTGCGCCAAAAGCAACGATTAATCCGGGCACATCTTCCCTTGAAAAATTTTGCATCGATAAAATCAAGCAACTGCACGGCAAGGAAATCATTCCCATTATTGGGCGTGACAACGAGCTAAAAACAATAACCGAAGTTTTAAACCGAAGGCTTAAACCACATATTATTGTTACCGGCGACAGTGGCGTTGGAAAATCTACCCTTATTGAAGGTTTCTTTCATAAGATAGCTAATAAATCGGTACTTAACATCTTTCATGATGCATCGGTATTTGAAATTAATATAGGTACCTTATTTGCGGGTGCATCTTATAAAGGGGAGGTTGAAGACCGCCTTCAAAAAATTTTCAACGAAATTAAACAGTACGAAAAGCCTATTGTTTTTATAGATGATATTCACGAATTGTTTGACACCAGTCAGGGGTCGGGTATTGCAAGCGTTGTAAAATCTGAACTTTCTAAGGGGGATATTACATTTATTGGCGCAACCACTACCGACAGGTTTAGAAAATCTTTAGGTAAAGATGATGCGCTATCACGCAGGTTTGAAACCCTTGAGATTTTTGAGCCTAATGCCGACCTGGCTTTAAAAATGATTAAGAATGTTATAAGCCATTACCAAACGCATCACGATTTCACTATAGATGACGAAGGATTATCAGAATCTATACGCTTATCTAAACGTTACCTAAAAGAAAAATCATTACCGGATTCGGCACTTGACCTTATCGACAGAACAATGTCATCCCTTAAGGTAGCTAAGGAAATGATCAAAAAAGAGCTTCCGCAATTAAAACAACAACTGGAGGAACTTCAAAATACAGAGGAAGAAGACAAGGAAGAGAAATTGCTTGACCTTCATTTGGAAATTCACGGCAAAGCCGGCAACCTGTTTAATGACAGCGATGAGTCGGTAATTGATAGTGAAGATAAACTTCAGCACATTGTTACACTTCTTGAAAAGCTGGAACAACTGGATACTGAAGAAAATAAAGTATTGCCCGCTCACCTTTCAATAATAGTATCGGGTATTACTGGTATTCCTGCAGGGAAAGTAAAATCTGATGAGCGTGAGCGCTTAATGGACATAGAAAACACGCTTAAGAAAAGAGTTATCGGTCAGGATCATGCGGTGAAAGTTGTGGCAGATGCAATACTTGAATCGCGATCCGGTTTAACTAAGCCCGGTCAGCCTATAGGGTCGTTCTTCTTTTTAGGGCCAACAGGTACTGGTAAAACGGAACTTGCCAAATCGTTAGCTGATTTCCTTTTCGGCAATGAAAGCGCAATCATCCGTTTTGATATGTCGGAGTTTAAAGAAGAGCATTCAGCAGCCTTGCTGTATGGTGCACCTCCGGGATATGTAGGTTACGAAGAGGGTGGACTTTTAGTGAATAAAATAAGGCAGCAGCCCTACTCTATTGTGCTTTTTGATGAGATAGAAAAGGCACATAAGTCGGTTTTTGACGTATTTCTTCAGATATTGGATGAGGGTAAACTGCATGACAGGCTTGGTAAAGAGGGAGATTTCTCTAATGCTGTAATATTATTTACATCGAATATAGGATCTGATTATATCGTAAAATCATTTGAGCAGGATATTATTCCGGAATCTAATGATCTTATAAAGATTATGAGTGGTTTCTTCAGGCCTGAATTCCTGGGAAGGCTAACAGAAATTATTCCATTTGCACCCATCAGCTCTAAAAGTGTTGCAAGGATATTTGAAATCCACCTTAAAAAAGAGCTATTGCAGCTACTTGAAAAACTTGACATTACACTCGAAATTGACCCAGCTGATAAAGAGCTTATCGCCCTTAAAGGTTTTAGTCCCGAATATGGCGCAAGGCCCATTAAAGGTATCATTCGTAACCAGCTGAAAAGGCCGCTTTCAAGGATGATCATATCTAATGAATTAAAGAAAGGCGACTCATTAAGAGTAAGCCTTGATGAAAACGGTACGATACAATTTGTAAAAGAACATGAAGGATCTTTATTATAA